The following coding sequences lie in one Wolbachia endosymbiont strain TRS of Brugia malayi genomic window:
- a CDS encoding type IV secretion system protein, translating into MINKRLLLLILYFTITGCNIDCVEPGLQSRNTSVNVDVPVHKADEGTEIHWVDSGQVISKGEEIKFTLDGSINFCPLKEDKNPRKVLVPAVFCADGSIPSYSDELINNSGLNEQEVCKNVGFGNSQSYSKRRYVDTGIKVNFGDRLRFRLVPREITIDHGNPGGKGISFDDNCYRTEKGDDKATIKDMLNGGTFYCENNGKRIAEKFPQLSKENMERREVLVGNGYTPYDNKVHFNRGYIQDESPWMHGSLLDLRRTKIGLNELCDGKDCDFNKIQKQSSTKIELDQLCKRGKCDSDEIKKYSSYELNCYYQNVCYTERGIWNYSSHENKERNCVSSIRYNKYDKGNKCDMYSYLEEIQKRLKSTEQNKQDTEQVNKNNKDSGDEDDEEDKDISRAEALVAKISDPGGASIPGSERYDMKDTAKGTQCLPKRKGAHENLVCSELNDNFRHFSLRLNHDYAIDMEGVKPNSSVMLAIADYGHYYYNRGGYHVEVTRSCEYINGQKLYMYLGDEPPKDLRGIGTSDFQIVGVRKGKDEYIILDVISGEHFRDGESKKIYFGIDVRSAEKDDITDKNGRYYENNKYIVTLFIKRKINDFISSNINKIFNFIKKEVIGDSVKVSYEGYTKSLLQGVRALLTLYVIFTVVGYMLGTIQLSKFDFIIRMMKIAFIAFALSDRSWELFGMTLSKLFMDGSTYLVDSFSGYIGEGSERFAFLDLTAGVLFTGETWLKFLSLMLAGPFGFVTFLIILHASFTFLQCIISATFKYVISTILVAFLLSLTPLFIIFILFQQTKSLFDNWIKTLAHVVVQPVVLFSSLSILNQLMYSALYNLTNFSACYQCLISVNFLSYDLCIMKSILPLGYNPGTSVDVALNTGERTGGHFAALPIDLIQAFIYLIIAGTMEVFVGASEAVAQAIFGAGYGIINGVSNVASSASQSILSTVGLDRDTQGNIKRIRGAIHKDPAEIKAQLPTPKESQAEKLSDVSNKEKPDDGKDAKKKQKQTEEQLKAPSKKKRSNQEDSGEATSTSSDDHQSKEDEKKN; encoded by the coding sequence ATGATAAACAAAAGATTGCTATTATTGATACTATATTTCACAATTACTGGTTGCAACATAGATTGCGTTGAACCTGGGTTGCAGAGCAGAAATACTAGTGTTAATGTGGATGTTCCAGTTCATAAAGCTGATGAAGGTACTGAAATTCATTGGGTTGATTCCGGTCAAGTAATCAGTAAAGGTGAGGAAATCAAATTTACTCTCGATGGATCAATCAATTTTTGTCCTCTTAAAGAAGACAAAAATCCAAGGAAAGTACTTGTCCCTGCTGTATTTTGTGCTGATGGTTCGATACCAAGTTACAGTGATGAATTAATTAATAATTCTGGCCTTAACGAACAAGAAGTGTGTAAAAACGTAGGATTCGGAAACAGCCAATCCTACAGCAAGAGACGTTATGTTGATACTGGAATCAAAGTAAATTTTGGTGATAGGCTAAGATTCAGACTAGTTCCTAGAGAGATAACAATTGATCATGGCAATCCAGGAGGGAAAGGCATCAGTTTTGATGATAATTGTTATAGAACTGAAAAAGGAGATGATAAAGCTACAATAAAAGACATGCTCAATGGAGGAACGTTTTATTGTGAGAACAATGGTAAAAGAATTGCAGAAAAATTTCCACAGCTCAGCAAAGAAAATATGGAAAGAAGAGAAGTGCTGGTTGGAAATGGCTACACTCCATATGATAATAAAGTGCATTTTAATAGAGGCTATATTCAAGATGAAAGCCCATGGATGCACGGTTCGTTGCTCGATTTACGTCGCACTAAAATAGGGTTAAATGAATTATGTGACGGAAAAGACTGCGACTTCAACAAGATACAAAAGCAGAGCTCTACTAAAATAGAGTTAGATCAATTATGCAAAAGAGGAAAATGCGATTCTGACGAAATAAAGAAGTACAGCTCTTATGAGCTTAATTGTTACTATCAAAACGTGTGCTATACTGAGAGGGGTATATGGAATTATAGTTCACATGAAAACAAAGAACGGAACTGTGTTTCTTCTATAAGGTATAATAAATATGATAAAGGGAATAAGTGTGATATGTATTCTTATCTTGAAGAAATTCAAAAGAGACTGAAAAGTACTGAACAAAATAAGCAAGATACTGAGCAAGTTAATAAAAATAATAAAGATAGCGGAGATGAAGATGACGAAGAGGATAAGGATATTTCCAGAGCTGAGGCTCTTGTTGCAAAGATAAGCGATCCAGGTGGTGCAAGCATTCCTGGAAGCGAACGTTATGATATGAAGGATACTGCTAAAGGTACCCAATGTCTTCCGAAAAGAAAAGGAGCACATGAGAACTTGGTGTGCTCAGAGTTAAACGATAATTTTAGGCATTTTTCTTTAAGATTAAACCATGATTATGCAATAGATATGGAAGGTGTAAAACCTAATAGTAGTGTAATGCTTGCTATTGCAGATTATGGTCATTACTACTATAATAGGGGTGGTTACCATGTTGAAGTAACTAGGTCATGTGAGTATATTAATGGCCAAAAACTATATATGTACTTAGGTGATGAGCCACCTAAAGATTTGCGCGGTATAGGAACCAGTGATTTCCAAATAGTAGGAGTAAGAAAGGGAAAAGATGAATACATTATATTAGATGTAATAAGTGGAGAGCATTTTCGGGACGGAGAATCTAAAAAGATATATTTTGGTATTGATGTAAGAAGTGCAGAGAAAGATGATATTACAGACAAAAATGGCAGATATTATGAAAACAATAAGTATATTGTAACCTTATTTATAAAAAGAAAGATTAACGATTTTATTTCATCAAATATAAACAAAATATTTAATTTTATAAAAAAAGAAGTAATTGGCGACAGCGTTAAAGTTTCGTATGAAGGATATACAAAAAGTCTCCTTCAAGGAGTAAGAGCTTTGCTTACTCTATACGTTATATTTACTGTTGTTGGCTATATGCTTGGAACAATACAGCTAAGTAAATTTGACTTTATTATAAGGATGATGAAGATAGCATTTATAGCTTTTGCCCTTAGTGACAGAAGTTGGGAACTCTTTGGCATGACTTTATCTAAACTTTTTATGGATGGTAGCACTTATCTAGTTGATAGTTTCTCTGGCTACATAGGAGAGGGAAGTGAAAGATTTGCATTCTTAGACTTAACAGCGGGAGTATTATTCACAGGGGAGACTTGGTTAAAGTTTCTATCATTAATGCTCGCTGGTCCTTTTGGTTTCGTAACTTTCCTGATAATACTCCATGCTAGTTTTACATTCTTACAATGTATTATTAGTGCTACATTTAAATATGTAATATCTACTATTCTAGTAGCGTTTTTGCTGTCATTAACACCTTTATTTATTATATTTATTTTATTTCAACAGACTAAATCTCTGTTTGACAACTGGATAAAAACTCTGGCTCATGTTGTAGTGCAACCAGTAGTCTTATTTTCATCTTTATCTATTTTAAACCAATTGATGTATTCAGCCTTGTATAACCTCACGAATTTTTCTGCATGCTACCAATGCTTAATTAGCGTAAATTTCTTATCGTACGATCTTTGTATTATGAAATCAATACTGCCTCTTGGATACAATCCTGGTACTAGCGTTGATGTTGCACTCAACACCGGAGAAAGAACTGGTGGACACTTTGCAGCATTGCCTATAGATCTAATCCAGGCATTTATATACCTAATTATTGCTGGCACAATGGAAGTTTTTGTTGGTGCATCAGAAGCTGTAGCGCAAGCGATATTTGGCGCCGGTTATGGAATTATAAATGGTGTGAGTAATGTTGCCAGTAGTGCATCACAATCTATATTGTCAACTGTTGGCCTTGATCGTGATACTCAAGGAAATATTAAACGGATTAGAGGAGCTATACATAAAGATCCAGCAGAAATTAAAGCTCAGCTTCCAACGCCCAAGGAAAGCCAAGCTGAGAAATTATCAGACGTATCAAACAAAGAAAAACCTGATGATGGGAAAGATGCAAAGAAAAAGCAAAAACAAACTGAGGAACAACTAAAAGCACCGAGCAAAAAAAAACGCAGTAATCAAGAAGATTCTGGTGAAGCAACAAGCACTTCTAGTGATGATCACCAATCTAAGGAGGATGAGAAAAAGAATTAG
- a CDS encoding type IV secretion system protein has translation MHKFLLILVLFLLSGCEDRCIKPESLSSLREKLDIVSTQQKWVDSGVYISDRIKVTEISIVPSKVNFCPQYEDFAISPEIDNGIVPRTLPFALKAGDSISFSVIGSKVCKDKKDDTIRYIKIDEKCREQETEYFAHVLNQNECQAIWQGEKYQYTICPNKYIVGNLQWLSGKEYWNPNFSKLDQDEEEIKNIINSIRQGENIDCSSLSNDQKGGIDARILNLLCGRICKFASGNENKGCVYVEYNSIEGKIFQSINSTSGKSIDVEAISKILKEKQIKTDIALLSINMDGEKFEPVPTGGICTNCDYKIDNDHPVPKLTFRLGDSSGKGGFNIRVTKKHSLKNNLYIRISDKLPEHNPGENQEDIPVDVSGVHDTQYMEDLKGKLKGKSGIIYYGIRDQGCDYKKNEGQFSINLTIKEPPIKTFSAIYNFFDEKVKTTFFGSNYKDPDAIHSDTSLGKALYQSFISLGKTKTIRSTIVSLLVLYIILYTLYYFFGLSHISIYEFLIICVKIGIITQLLRDDSWNFFYNNAFSIFINIPKHLIEIANFRGTTSNVFEFLDLPLNRFLSSHSVLLIVSLIFSGPLGIVSFCLVIWGLITVSSSIFNALFSFITSIAIVVLLLSLAPFFIICLLFAYTRQMFRNWVKHLARFAIHPVVLLISISLITQVMDYIIYSVFDFEVCSTCILSINLKIFESCIFYGYASKYTPNITAMMAFVILGHAMKALVEASSKISDSLFSVYVMSEPGKQYQQSFMRTVGLDEESVQRRERSEEGGAPQQSGAPSQKAQIPQRAPVPRIPTGGGSGPS, from the coding sequence ATGCATAAGTTTTTGTTGATATTAGTACTCTTTTTGTTATCTGGTTGTGAAGATCGCTGTATCAAACCAGAGAGCTTATCAAGCTTGCGCGAAAAATTAGATATAGTTTCGACGCAACAGAAGTGGGTCGACTCTGGTGTTTACATTTCAGATAGAATAAAAGTAACGGAAATTAGTATAGTGCCTAGCAAGGTTAATTTTTGTCCCCAGTATGAAGATTTTGCAATTAGTCCTGAAATAGATAATGGTATAGTCCCACGTACATTACCATTTGCGCTTAAAGCAGGTGATTCGATAAGCTTCAGTGTCATTGGAAGTAAAGTGTGTAAAGACAAAAAAGATGATACAATCAGGTATATAAAAATCGATGAAAAGTGTAGAGAGCAAGAAACAGAATATTTTGCACATGTTTTAAATCAAAATGAATGTCAGGCAATATGGCAGGGTGAAAAATATCAGTATACAATATGTCCTAATAAATATATTGTAGGCAACCTACAATGGTTAAGCGGAAAAGAGTACTGGAATCCAAATTTTTCGAAGTTAGATCAAGATGAGGAGGAAATTAAAAATATTATCAACTCTATAAGGCAAGGAGAAAACATAGACTGCAGTAGTCTTTCAAATGATCAGAAAGGTGGGATAGATGCGCGCATTTTAAATTTACTCTGCGGACGTATATGTAAATTTGCTTCTGGCAACGAAAACAAAGGTTGTGTGTATGTTGAATACAATAGTATAGAAGGTAAGATATTCCAGTCCATTAATAGTACTAGTGGTAAATCTATTGATGTTGAAGCTATTAGTAAAATACTAAAGGAAAAGCAGATAAAAACTGATATTGCATTATTAAGTATTAATATGGATGGTGAAAAATTTGAACCCGTTCCAACAGGTGGCATATGTACTAATTGTGATTACAAAATAGATAATGATCATCCAGTACCAAAATTAACTTTTAGGTTAGGTGATAGCAGTGGCAAGGGTGGTTTCAACATAAGAGTAACAAAAAAACATAGCCTAAAAAATAACTTATATATACGCATTTCTGACAAACTTCCTGAGCATAATCCTGGTGAAAATCAGGAGGATATACCTGTGGATGTTAGTGGAGTTCATGATACTCAGTATATGGAAGACTTAAAAGGAAAATTAAAAGGCAAAAGCGGCATCATATATTACGGAATAAGAGATCAAGGTTGCGATTATAAGAAAAATGAAGGTCAATTTAGCATCAACTTGACAATCAAAGAGCCACCTATAAAAACCTTCAGTGCAATATATAATTTTTTTGATGAGAAAGTAAAGACTACGTTTTTTGGCTCTAACTACAAAGACCCTGACGCAATTCATTCTGATACTAGCCTTGGCAAGGCTCTTTACCAGAGTTTCATATCATTGGGCAAGACAAAAACCATTAGATCTACAATAGTATCGCTGTTAGTATTGTATATAATCTTATATACCCTTTATTACTTCTTTGGGTTATCTCATATTTCTATATATGAATTTTTAATTATATGCGTAAAGATAGGAATTATTACCCAGTTGTTGCGGGATGATAGTTGGAATTTTTTCTATAATAATGCATTTTCTATTTTTATTAACATTCCAAAACATTTAATAGAAATAGCAAACTTCAGGGGTACAACATCAAATGTTTTTGAGTTTCTTGATTTACCATTAAATAGATTTTTATCATCACATTCAGTGTTGTTAATAGTATCTCTTATATTTTCTGGCCCTTTGGGCATTGTATCTTTCTGTTTGGTGATTTGGGGTTTAATAACAGTGAGCTCATCTATTTTTAATGCCCTATTTTCTTTTATTACATCCATAGCAATAGTTGTGCTATTACTATCTTTAGCACCTTTCTTTATTATTTGCCTTCTATTTGCGTACACTAGGCAGATGTTTCGCAACTGGGTCAAACACTTGGCAAGATTTGCGATTCATCCAGTAGTGCTTTTAATTTCTATATCATTAATAACTCAAGTTATGGATTACATCATATATTCAGTGTTTGATTTTGAAGTCTGTTCTACATGTATACTTAGTATCAACCTAAAAATTTTTGAATCTTGTATTTTCTACGGGTATGCTTCCAAGTATACACCTAACATCACTGCTATGATGGCTTTTGTTATCCTGGGTCACGCTATGAAAGCCTTAGTTGAAGCTTCTTCGAAAATATCCGACTCATTATTTAGTGTTTATGTAATGAGTGAACCTGGAAAACAATATCAACAGAGTTTTATGAGAACAGTAGGGTTAGACGAGGAAAGCGTTCAAAGAAGAGAAAGAAGCGAAGAAGGGGGTGCTCCTCAACAATCAGGTGCACCAAGCCAAAAAGCCCAAATACCGCAAAGGGCTCCAGTACCTAGAATACCTACAGGAGGAGGCAGCGGTCCGTCATGA
- a CDS encoding type IV secretion system protein, with the protein MQLCLSKFWFRLLLLTAYVLITGCDKHDMPFPRCISADYFGPEPITVGAHFPIGHNAFFPDDGEIIDPDTGEINYGFHHNQVVKWKDTGLETNGDDLIVRVNGAWTSWSNNNKRESQGSYSLQSLEQLKYATRFEGEQGDDNLPNFHLVCNDYKPSTPQNVSSNLNASCTVSCNCINKDDSKSTVSRGAPCWFTKGYGAYLLFKSGDGNPNESLQSMRNPSFPTVHLGYNSTAEDGSGLFTLERNSTKLKDQNCDTVKLKKGWKIYVKILDRYYLDNVGGYSFEFLSGVQKPSTFGFFDYVYNYLKCALLINENCEKHFDSKDPAAAQAIFQNIAEKSTSFHNFVLSLLVLFIVVSSLLYLFGMIRETKHDMLIRMMKITLVIVLISPGSFKFFYDHFLILFVKGLEQLISIITNFAPNMNTGSDSSIAQGDEARVKLFSSMEDMFNKFFAYSVWKKFAAFLHYQMWSSILMVPAIFIGIVLYFLLCLYAYIIFLSGFVGIAFLIAIMPLFLISILFSPLKSLFEGWIKFCISFCLQSIIIFTLLSLLAAIIMNTFYRQLGFTVCYNKWFEVRLCAPKWVFGGFCIIDKQYFGWTPGQIFVPYSIGEASPLNVDKSIEGVEKLSREGGTIKFTGGAGYIPLPPDYPKNESGEYIKGFRYIDYPFFNPIIPGTKDNPADHYIAENDIIVDDSCSAKDLVRLTNSLLHAVEKADILLLIDSIDKKIGGEIKRRYCQSQQYEEKCKNYEEIIGDHRKGIIRPNLKSEIRSLVQSVVENQGCRILKIHDSNSECCQRCKDCKGYQENSDYQRVQDIQRGYLINAGEIFILFLLSFLMFYLREFVQQIGSSITGGGYSVYNISKMYEGGGILPQINLPFKVGGQDISLMHAISMPKHLWQDAVGGRLDTLSKFATGLPNQLAGGTANLLGRIPKVGGVLKHAIDIPRRLVGTTVEATKFTISPENDVDKLEERIYRAFGVDKEDITHRRIGRYLDYYKRYVGSHLGYTIEDAMKFTWRHGLDSIGKHGYNHNLLYRIKEYRKAFLEKLHDDTIGRKRKPERYKDKDDNSQPNTPGLKQDRNLSNELIKRGVSNKLTKDRNSE; encoded by the coding sequence ATGCAGTTATGCTTAAGCAAATTTTGGTTTAGGTTACTACTTCTTACAGCTTATGTGCTGATAACAGGTTGTGATAAGCATGATATGCCTTTTCCAAGATGTATATCTGCTGACTATTTTGGTCCTGAACCTATTACGGTTGGTGCTCATTTTCCAATCGGTCATAATGCGTTTTTTCCAGATGATGGAGAGATTATTGACCCTGATACTGGCGAAATTAATTATGGTTTTCACCATAACCAAGTGGTGAAATGGAAAGATACTGGACTAGAAACCAATGGAGATGATTTAATAGTGCGAGTTAATGGTGCATGGACATCTTGGAGTAATAATAACAAAAGAGAATCTCAAGGTAGTTACAGTTTGCAAAGTTTAGAGCAGCTAAAATATGCAACCAGATTTGAAGGCGAACAAGGTGATGATAATTTGCCTAACTTTCACTTGGTTTGTAATGATTATAAACCTAGTACACCACAGAACGTTTCAAGTAATCTTAACGCAAGTTGCACTGTGAGTTGTAACTGCATTAATAAAGATGATAGCAAGAGTACAGTGTCACGTGGGGCTCCATGTTGGTTTACCAAAGGTTATGGCGCTTATCTTCTATTTAAATCAGGTGATGGCAACCCTAATGAAAGTCTGCAATCAATGCGTAATCCTTCATTTCCCACTGTACATTTAGGTTACAACTCTACAGCAGAAGACGGAAGTGGACTGTTTACTCTAGAAAGAAATAGCACTAAATTAAAGGACCAAAATTGTGATACAGTGAAATTAAAAAAGGGATGGAAAATATATGTAAAAATATTAGACAGATATTACTTAGATAATGTAGGTGGCTACTCCTTTGAATTTTTGAGTGGAGTGCAGAAGCCAAGTACCTTTGGATTTTTTGATTACGTTTATAACTATTTAAAATGTGCATTATTGATTAACGAAAATTGTGAAAAGCATTTTGACAGTAAAGATCCTGCAGCTGCACAAGCTATATTTCAAAACATAGCGGAAAAAAGCACGAGCTTTCACAATTTTGTTCTTTCTTTGCTTGTTCTATTCATAGTAGTCTCATCGCTTCTTTATCTTTTTGGTATGATACGAGAAACTAAGCATGATATGCTCATCAGGATGATGAAAATCACTCTAGTAATAGTGCTTATATCTCCTGGAAGCTTCAAGTTTTTCTATGATCATTTTCTTATTTTATTCGTTAAAGGCCTTGAACAATTGATAAGTATAATTACTAATTTTGCTCCCAACATGAACACCGGAAGTGATTCAAGCATTGCTCAAGGAGATGAAGCTCGTGTTAAGTTGTTTAGCTCTATGGAAGATATGTTTAACAAGTTTTTTGCTTACTCCGTTTGGAAAAAGTTTGCGGCGTTTTTGCATTACCAAATGTGGTCAAGCATTCTTATGGTGCCAGCAATTTTCATAGGGATCGTCTTATATTTTCTGTTGTGTTTGTATGCTTACATAATATTTCTTTCGGGCTTTGTAGGTATAGCTTTTCTTATAGCTATAATGCCACTGTTTCTAATCTCTATTTTATTTTCACCGCTAAAAAGCTTATTTGAAGGTTGGATAAAATTTTGTATTAGTTTCTGTTTGCAATCAATTATAATATTTACCCTGCTGTCATTGCTGGCTGCAATCATAATGAATACCTTTTACAGACAGTTAGGTTTCACTGTATGCTACAATAAGTGGTTTGAAGTGAGGTTATGTGCTCCAAAATGGGTATTTGGTGGTTTTTGTATCATTGATAAGCAATACTTTGGTTGGACTCCTGGGCAAATTTTTGTGCCCTACTCTATTGGAGAGGCTTCCCCACTGAATGTAGACAAAAGCATAGAGGGTGTAGAAAAATTAAGCAGAGAAGGTGGTACAATAAAATTTACTGGAGGTGCTGGATATATCCCTCTCCCACCGGATTACCCTAAAAATGAAAGCGGTGAATATATAAAAGGTTTTCGTTATATAGATTATCCTTTCTTCAATCCAATAATTCCTGGCACTAAAGATAATCCAGCGGACCATTATATAGCAGAAAATGACATTATAGTTGATGATAGTTGCAGTGCAAAAGACCTAGTACGTTTAACAAATAGTTTGCTACATGCAGTAGAAAAGGCTGATATTCTATTGTTGATTGACAGTATAGATAAAAAGATAGGTGGTGAGATAAAAAGGCGTTATTGTCAATCTCAACAATATGAAGAAAAATGCAAAAATTATGAGGAAATAATAGGCGACCACAGAAAGGGCATCATTCGACCAAATTTAAAAAGTGAAATAAGGTCTTTAGTGCAGAGTGTGGTAGAAAATCAAGGTTGTAGAATACTGAAAATCCATGATTCCAACAGTGAATGCTGTCAGAGATGCAAAGATTGCAAAGGCTATCAAGAAAATAGCGATTACCAAAGGGTACAAGACATACAGAGAGGTTATTTAATCAATGCAGGAGAGATCTTTATATTATTCTTACTTTCATTTTTAATGTTCTACTTACGCGAGTTTGTACAACAAATAGGCTCAAGTATAACTGGTGGTGGATACAGCGTTTACAATATATCTAAAATGTATGAAGGAGGTGGTATATTACCCCAAATTAATTTGCCATTTAAAGTAGGTGGACAAGACATTAGCTTAATGCATGCTATTTCTATGCCTAAGCATTTGTGGCAAGATGCAGTTGGTGGAAGGTTAGATACTCTCAGTAAATTTGCTACTGGGCTCCCTAACCAATTGGCTGGAGGTACAGCTAATTTATTAGGCAGAATACCAAAGGTGGGAGGTGTATTGAAACATGCTATTGATATACCACGTAGGCTTGTAGGTACTACGGTTGAGGCAACAAAATTTACAATATCACCTGAAAATGACGTTGATAAGCTTGAAGAAAGAATTTACAGAGCATTTGGAGTTGATAAAGAAGATATCACACACAGGAGGATTGGTAGATATTTAGATTATTACAAAAGATATGTAGGATCACATTTGGGCTACACAATAGAAGATGCCATGAAGTTTACTTGGAGACATGGTCTTGATTCTATAGGAAAGCATGGCTATAACCATAATCTACTTTATAGGATAAAAGAATACAGGAAAGCGTTCTTAGAAAAACTTCATGATGACACCATAGGGCGCAAGAGGAAACCGGAGAGGTATAAAGATAAAGATGATAACAGTCAACCTAATACACCAGGTTTAAAACAAGACAGGAATCTATCGAATGAATTAATAAAAAGAGGTGTATCGAATAAGCTAACAAAAGATAGAAATAGTGAATAG